From one Nitrosococcus halophilus Nc 4 genomic stretch:
- the rpoC gene encoding DNA-directed RNA polymerase subunit beta', giving the protein MRDLLNLLKQQNQIEEFDSIRIGLASPDMIRAWSYGEVKKPETINYRTFKPERDGLFCAKIFGPVKDYECLCGKYKRLKHRGVICEKCGVEVTLAKVRRERMGHIELASPVAHIWFLKSLPSRISLLLDMTLRDIERVLYFEASVVIEPGMTPLERGQLLADEAYLQAVEEYGDEFDARMGAEAVQEMLKTLDLKGEATKLREEITNTNSDTKIKKLSKRLKLMEAFIDSGNRPEWMILEVLPVLPPDLRPLVPLEGGRFATSDLNDLYRRVINRNNRLKRLLDLNAPDIIVRNEKRMLQESVDALLDNGRRGRAITGTNKLPLKSLADMIKGKQGRFRQNLLGKRVDYSGRSVIVVGPTLKLHQCGLPKKMALELFKPFIFGKLERAGLATTIKAAKKLVEREGPEVWDVLEEVIREHPVMLNRAPTLHRLGIQAFEPVLIEGKAIQLHPLVCVAFNADFDGDQMAVHVPLSLEAQLEARALMMSTNNILSPANGEPIIGPTQDVVLGLYYMTSERVNAKGEGMLFADVNEVRRAYETAAVDLHAKVSVRITETDLSKPEGERETTRIVRTTVGRALLSELLPPGLPFELVDRNMTKREISKLVNICYRRLGLKTTVVFADRLMYLGFRQATLSGISIGVDDMVVPEEKQPILARAEEEVKEIEEQYASGLVTNGERYNKVVDIWSHTNDQVAKAMMERLGSEEVEDAEGKVVKQQTFNSIYMMADSGARGSAAQIRQLAGMRGLMAKPDGSIIETPITANFREGLDVLQYFISTHGARKGLADTALKTANSGYLTRRLVDVAQDLVITEDDCGTTRGISMTPLVEGGDVVEPLRERVLGRVLALDVFVPGSNEVAIPAGTLLDESWVDHLETLGIDAVKVRSPITCETRYGVCAGCYGRDLGRGHRINVGEAVGVIAAQSIGEPGTQLTMRTFHIGGAASRTVTTNSIEIKYKGSIRLHNVKIVQHESGKYVAVSRSGEVHVVDEQGRDRERYKIPYGAELSVGDGDVVEPGQVVATWDPHTHPVITEVAGKVRLQDFVEGTTVERQVDEVTGLTSLTVLDPKQRGAAARELRPMVKLVDETGSDLCIAGTDIPAHYYLPAGAIVSAEDATMVGVGDVLARLPQESSKTRDITGGLPRVADLFEARKPKDPAVLAEISGTVSFGKETKGKQRLIITGSDGERHEELIPKWRQVNVFEGEHVEKGEVIVDGPPAPHDILRLRGVEELTQYIVNEVQDVYRLQGVKINDKHIEVIVCQMLRKVEIIEPGDTSFLKGEQVDKARLLEENEKVEKDGKLSARFEPVLLGITKASLATESFISAASFQETTRVLTEAAVTGKSDELRGLKENVIVGRLIPAGTGLAYHSERRRKRHMLEQSEALTGEASSSRYGEGEISESGAATA; this is encoded by the coding sequence ATGAGAGATTTACTGAATTTGCTTAAGCAGCAAAACCAGATCGAGGAGTTCGATTCCATACGCATTGGTCTGGCATCTCCCGATATGATTCGGGCCTGGTCGTACGGGGAGGTCAAAAAGCCCGAAACCATCAACTATCGGACTTTTAAGCCGGAGCGTGATGGGCTTTTTTGCGCTAAGATTTTTGGTCCAGTTAAAGACTACGAGTGTTTATGCGGCAAATATAAGCGTCTCAAACATCGGGGCGTGATTTGCGAGAAATGTGGAGTAGAGGTGACTCTGGCCAAGGTTCGCCGGGAGCGTATGGGGCATATTGAACTGGCCAGTCCAGTGGCCCATATTTGGTTCCTAAAGTCCCTGCCTTCGCGGATCAGTTTGCTTTTAGATATGACACTCCGCGATATAGAGCGGGTTCTCTACTTTGAAGCTTCTGTAGTTATCGAGCCAGGCATGACTCCATTGGAGCGGGGGCAGCTCTTAGCGGATGAGGCCTATCTTCAAGCTGTTGAAGAGTATGGCGATGAGTTCGATGCCCGTATGGGAGCAGAAGCGGTCCAGGAAATGCTAAAAACCCTTGATCTCAAGGGAGAGGCCACAAAGCTGCGCGAGGAGATTACCAACACTAACTCTGACACCAAGATTAAAAAACTTAGCAAGCGGCTTAAACTTATGGAAGCGTTTATCGATTCGGGTAATCGCCCCGAATGGATGATTCTAGAAGTGCTCCCGGTTTTGCCGCCTGATTTACGGCCGCTAGTGCCTTTGGAAGGAGGGCGTTTTGCCACCTCTGATCTTAATGATCTATACCGGCGGGTGATTAATCGAAATAATCGTCTTAAGCGATTATTAGATCTGAATGCGCCAGATATCATTGTGCGTAATGAGAAACGCATGCTTCAGGAGTCAGTGGATGCTCTCTTGGACAACGGGCGCCGCGGCCGAGCGATCACAGGGACCAACAAGCTGCCTTTAAAATCGCTAGCCGATATGATCAAAGGCAAGCAGGGACGGTTTCGGCAAAATCTACTGGGTAAGCGGGTGGATTATTCTGGTCGCTCTGTCATTGTGGTGGGTCCAACCCTTAAGCTGCATCAGTGTGGTTTGCCCAAGAAGATGGCACTGGAACTTTTTAAACCTTTCATCTTTGGTAAGTTGGAGCGAGCTGGGCTTGCCACCACGATTAAGGCAGCAAAAAAACTGGTAGAGCGGGAAGGTCCTGAGGTATGGGACGTGTTAGAGGAGGTTATCCGCGAGCACCCGGTTATGCTTAATCGGGCCCCTACCTTGCACCGCCTTGGCATTCAGGCTTTCGAGCCGGTGCTCATTGAAGGTAAGGCGATTCAGCTCCACCCCTTGGTTTGTGTGGCTTTTAATGCTGACTTTGATGGCGACCAAATGGCGGTCCATGTACCGCTGTCCTTGGAGGCCCAGCTGGAGGCCCGCGCCCTCATGATGTCCACAAACAACATTCTGTCGCCAGCTAATGGGGAGCCCATTATTGGTCCCACCCAGGATGTAGTCTTAGGACTGTACTACATGACCTCTGAGCGGGTGAATGCCAAGGGTGAGGGGATGCTCTTCGCCGATGTCAATGAGGTACGGCGTGCCTATGAGACAGCGGCGGTTGATCTCCATGCAAAAGTTTCCGTACGTATTACCGAAACGGATCTCTCTAAACCTGAAGGTGAACGCGAAACGACCCGTATCGTGAGGACTACAGTGGGACGAGCACTGCTCTCAGAGCTCTTGCCGCCAGGGTTGCCCTTCGAGTTAGTCGATAGGAATATGACTAAAAGGGAGATTTCCAAGCTGGTCAATATCTGTTATCGGCGCCTAGGCCTTAAGACCACAGTGGTGTTTGCTGATCGCCTGATGTATCTCGGCTTCCGGCAAGCGACTCTGAGTGGTATTTCCATAGGTGTTGATGACATGGTGGTGCCAGAGGAAAAGCAACCCATTCTTGCTAGGGCGGAAGAAGAAGTTAAGGAAATTGAGGAACAATACGCCTCAGGCTTGGTTACCAATGGCGAGCGGTATAATAAAGTCGTGGATATTTGGTCCCATACCAATGACCAGGTAGCCAAGGCCATGATGGAGCGGTTAGGGAGTGAAGAGGTGGAGGACGCAGAGGGTAAAGTCGTCAAACAGCAAACCTTTAACTCCATCTATATGATGGCCGATTCTGGGGCCCGGGGATCGGCTGCCCAGATCCGTCAGCTTGCAGGTATGCGGGGTTTGATGGCTAAGCCTGACGGCTCGATCATTGAAACTCCAATTACGGCTAATTTCCGTGAAGGGCTAGATGTCCTGCAATACTTTATCTCTACCCATGGGGCTCGTAAAGGTTTGGCTGACACAGCCCTAAAAACGGCTAATTCTGGATACTTGACTCGGCGCTTAGTGGACGTCGCCCAGGATTTGGTCATCACAGAAGATGACTGTGGTACCACCCGTGGGATTAGCATGACTCCTCTGGTAGAGGGGGGTGACGTTGTAGAGCCGCTACGAGAGCGGGTGCTAGGTCGGGTATTGGCCCTTGATGTTTTTGTGCCAGGGAGCAATGAAGTGGCGATACCCGCCGGCACCCTGCTGGATGAATCCTGGGTCGATCATCTTGAAACCCTAGGCATCGATGCGGTGAAGGTCCGTTCACCTATTACCTGTGAGACCCGTTATGGGGTCTGTGCGGGTTGCTATGGGCGAGATCTGGGGCGTGGCCACCGTATCAATGTGGGTGAGGCCGTTGGGGTCATTGCGGCTCAATCCATCGGTGAGCCAGGTACGCAGCTGACTATGCGCACTTTCCATATTGGCGGCGCAGCATCCCGAACAGTCACCACCAATAGCATTGAGATTAAGTATAAGGGCAGTATCCGGTTGCATAATGTCAAGATAGTTCAGCATGAAAGTGGTAAATATGTTGCTGTCTCTCGCTCCGGGGAAGTCCATGTGGTGGATGAGCAGGGGCGTGATCGGGAACGTTATAAGATTCCCTATGGCGCTGAGCTTTCGGTGGGAGATGGCGATGTGGTGGAACCGGGTCAAGTAGTGGCCACCTGGGATCCCCATACTCATCCCGTGATTACAGAAGTGGCGGGCAAAGTCAGACTTCAGGATTTTGTGGAAGGCACCACCGTGGAACGCCAGGTTGATGAGGTCACTGGCTTGACTAGCCTCACCGTGCTTGATCCTAAGCAACGAGGCGCCGCTGCTAGGGAATTGCGCCCGATGGTTAAGCTAGTTGATGAAACAGGAAGTGACTTATGCATTGCAGGAACGGATATCCCTGCCCATTATTATTTGCCAGCAGGGGCTATCGTTTCGGCAGAGGATGCTACCATGGTCGGTGTGGGTGATGTGCTAGCGCGATTGCCCCAAGAATCCAGTAAGACCCGCGATATTACGGGTGGTTTGCCGAGGGTGGCCGACCTATTCGAGGCACGTAAACCGAAAGACCCCGCGGTCCTTGCCGAAATTTCGGGGACCGTAAGTTTTGGTAAGGAAACTAAGGGTAAACAGCGGCTTATTATCACTGGAAGCGATGGCGAACGGCATGAAGAATTGATCCCCAAGTGGCGTCAAGTCAATGTATTCGAAGGTGAACACGTTGAAAAAGGTGAAGTGATCGTTGATGGGCCGCCTGCGCCCCATGACATTCTACGTCTACGGGGTGTGGAAGAGTTAACTCAATATATTGTTAACGAAGTCCAGGATGTATATCGCTTACAAGGGGTGAAAATCAATGACAAGCACATTGAAGTCATTGTTTGCCAAATGCTTCGCAAGGTGGAAATAATAGAACCTGGAGATACCAGCTTTCTTAAGGGTGAGCAGGTTGATAAGGCGAGATTGTTGGAGGAAAATGAAAAGGTAGAGAAAGATGGCAAACTATCTGCCCGTTTTGAGCCGGTGCTTCTTGGTATCACCAAGGCCTCACTAGCGACAGAATCTTTCATCTCGGCCGCCTCCTTCCAAGAAACTACGCGTGTGCTCACGGAAGCAGCCGTAACAGGCAAGAGCGATGAGTTGCGCGGATTGAAGGAAAATGTGATTGTGGGCCGCTTGATTCCTGCGGGGACGGGATTAGCTTATCACTCTGAGCGGCGTCGCAAGCGGCATATGTTAGAGCAATCAGAAGCCCTAACCGGGGAAGCAAGTTCTTCTCGTTATGGGGAGGGTGAAATTTCTGAGTCAGGTGCTGCGACTGCTTGA
- the rpsL gene encoding 30S ribosomal protein S12, with protein MATINQLVRKPRVRQRKKSNVPALQACPQKRGVCTRVYTTTPKKPNSALRKVARVRLTNSMEVTSYIGGEGHNLQEHSVVLIRGGRVKDLPGVRYHIVRGSLDTAGVGDRRQGRSKYGAKRPKG; from the coding sequence ATGGCTACCATTAACCAGTTGGTTCGCAAGCCGCGGGTACGGCAGAGAAAGAAAAGTAATGTACCTGCATTGCAGGCCTGTCCCCAGAAGCGGGGAGTCTGTACTCGGGTCTACACGACGACGCCCAAGAAGCCTAACTCGGCTTTGCGTAAGGTAGCCCGTGTGCGCCTAACCAACAGCATGGAAGTCACCTCCTATATTGGGGGTGAAGGGCATAATTTACAGGAACACTCTGTGGTCCTGATTCGGGGTGGTCGTGTTAAGGACTTGCCCGGTGTGCGTTACCACATTGTACGGGGTTCCTTAGATACAGCAGGGGTAGGGGATCGTCGGCAGGGTCGTTCCAAGTATGGGGCCAAGCGCCCGAAGGGCTAG
- the rpsG gene encoding 30S ribosomal protein S7 produces the protein MPRKRVITGREVLPDPKYGSAQLAKFITILMLNGKKSLAEKIVYGALDRAAEKANQEPMDILEKALENVRPLVEVKSRRVGGATYQVPIEVRPERRSTLAMRWLVEAARKRGEKSMGLRLAGELMDAYEGKGTAVKKREDTHRMAEANKAFAHYRW, from the coding sequence ATGCCAAGAAAACGGGTTATTACTGGGCGGGAAGTGCTACCAGACCCTAAATATGGGAGCGCACAGCTAGCTAAGTTTATTACTATTCTTATGCTCAATGGCAAGAAATCGCTGGCGGAGAAGATAGTCTATGGAGCCTTGGATCGCGCTGCGGAAAAAGCGAATCAAGAGCCCATGGATATCTTGGAAAAGGCGTTGGAAAATGTTCGTCCATTAGTTGAGGTTAAATCCCGTCGGGTAGGTGGGGCAACTTATCAGGTGCCCATAGAAGTCCGTCCTGAGCGACGTTCTACCCTTGCGATGCGCTGGCTGGTGGAAGCTGCCCGCAAGCGGGGCGAGAAATCCATGGGGTTGCGTCTGGCTGGAGAACTCATGGATGCCTATGAGGGTAAGGGAACTGCGGTCAAGAAACGGGAGGATACTCACCGCATGGCAGAGGCGAATAAGGCTTTTGCCCACTATCGTTGGTGA
- the fusA gene encoding elongation factor G — protein MARKTPIERYRNIGIMAHIDAGKTTTTERILYYTGVSHKIGEVHDGAAAMDWMEQEQERGITITSAATTCFWKGMERQFPEHRVNIIDTPGHVDFTIEVERSLRVLDGAVAVFCAVGGVEPQSETVWRQANKYKVPRLAFVNKMDRQGADFFRVVGQVRTRLGANPVPIQVPIGAEENFKGVVDLIKMKAIYWDESSKGMSFEEKDIPEDLQATCDEYREKMVEAAAEASEELMEKYLEGSELSSEDITKGLRTRTLNGEIVPALCGSAFKNKGVQAVLDAVISYMPSPVEVPPIKGIQQDETEVKRHASDEEPFAALAFKIASDPYVGNLTFFRVYSGVLSSGDTVYNAASGNRERIGRLLQMHANSREEIKDVGAGDIAAAVGLKNVTTGDTICDMDHIVLLERMEFPDPVISVAIEPKTKADQEKMSLALGKLAKEDPSFRVRTDEESGQTIISGMGELHLDIIVDRMKREFKVEANVGAPQVAYRETIHQSVEQEGKFVRQSGGRGQYGHVWLRIEPQERGKGYEFVNKIVGGAIPKEFIPAVDKGIKEQTENGVIAGYPVVDVKVTLYDGSYHDVDSSEMAFKIAGSMAFKEGMQKADPVLLEPVMKVEVVTPEEYMGDVMGDLNRRRGMVQGMDDSPSGKVIRAEVPLAEMFGYATDLRSATQGRANYTMEFSKYNEAPSNIAGAIIKKSQ, from the coding sequence GTGGCCCGGAAGACCCCTATCGAACGCTATCGTAATATTGGCATTATGGCCCATATTGATGCCGGTAAAACTACTACCACTGAACGTATCCTGTATTACACAGGTGTCTCCCATAAGATTGGTGAGGTTCATGATGGTGCTGCCGCTATGGACTGGATGGAGCAGGAACAGGAAAGGGGAATTACGATCACCTCGGCAGCAACAACCTGTTTCTGGAAAGGCATGGAGAGGCAATTTCCCGAGCACCGGGTCAATATTATTGATACGCCGGGGCACGTGGATTTCACCATTGAGGTAGAACGCTCTCTGCGGGTGTTAGATGGTGCCGTTGCCGTATTCTGTGCCGTAGGGGGGGTTGAACCCCAATCAGAAACGGTATGGCGGCAGGCAAACAAATACAAAGTCCCCCGCTTGGCATTCGTTAATAAGATGGATAGACAGGGGGCTGATTTCTTCCGAGTCGTCGGGCAAGTTCGTACCCGGCTGGGGGCTAATCCCGTTCCTATTCAGGTTCCTATTGGGGCTGAGGAAAATTTTAAGGGGGTGGTTGACCTTATAAAGATGAAGGCCATCTATTGGGATGAGAGCAGTAAGGGTATGTCTTTTGAAGAAAAGGACATACCGGAGGATCTGCAAGCCACTTGCGATGAATATCGGGAAAAGATGGTGGAAGCCGCTGCCGAGGCCTCCGAAGAATTAATGGAAAAGTACCTTGAGGGAAGCGAACTGTCGTCGGAGGATATTACCAAGGGTCTTCGTACCCGCACCTTGAATGGAGAAATCGTTCCGGCTTTGTGCGGTTCAGCCTTTAAAAATAAGGGGGTTCAGGCAGTATTGGATGCGGTCATTTCTTATATGCCTTCTCCCGTTGAAGTTCCCCCTATCAAAGGCATCCAACAAGATGAGACCGAAGTCAAACGCCATGCCTCTGATGAAGAGCCGTTTGCTGCTCTAGCTTTTAAGATCGCCTCCGATCCCTACGTGGGAAACCTTACCTTTTTCCGGGTTTATTCTGGGGTGTTAAGTTCAGGGGATACGGTCTACAACGCGGCTTCTGGAAACCGCGAGCGCATTGGCCGCTTGCTTCAGATGCATGCTAATAGCCGGGAAGAAATTAAAGATGTGGGGGCGGGTGATATCGCCGCTGCGGTTGGTCTAAAAAACGTGACTACGGGTGATACCATATGCGATATGGACCATATCGTTTTATTGGAGCGGATGGAGTTTCCCGACCCCGTAATCTCCGTTGCCATCGAGCCTAAAACTAAGGCGGACCAAGAAAAGATGTCCCTTGCCCTTGGAAAGCTGGCTAAGGAGGATCCCTCTTTTAGAGTTCGAACGGATGAAGAATCTGGCCAGACCATTATCTCGGGAATGGGGGAGTTACACCTTGATATTATTGTTGATCGCATGAAGCGAGAGTTTAAGGTGGAGGCTAATGTAGGTGCTCCCCAAGTAGCTTATCGGGAAACAATACATCAGAGTGTGGAGCAAGAAGGAAAATTTGTACGCCAGAGCGGTGGTCGTGGTCAGTATGGTCATGTATGGCTTCGGATCGAACCTCAAGAGCGGGGTAAGGGGTACGAGTTTGTCAACAAAATCGTGGGGGGGGCTATCCCCAAGGAATTTATTCCTGCCGTTGACAAGGGGATAAAAGAGCAGACCGAGAACGGAGTTATTGCGGGATATCCCGTAGTGGATGTCAAGGTCACGCTATATGACGGTTCATACCACGATGTAGATTCTAGTGAAATGGCCTTTAAAATTGCAGGTTCTATGGCTTTCAAGGAGGGAATGCAAAAAGCAGATCCCGTGCTGTTAGAACCTGTTATGAAGGTGGAAGTAGTAACCCCTGAGGAATACATGGGTGATGTGATGGGTGATCTTAATCGGCGTCGTGGTATGGTCCAGGGAATGGATGACTCCCCTAGTGGCAAGGTCATTCGTGCGGAGGTGCCATTGGCGGAAATGTTCGGTTATGCCACTGATCTCCGTTCGGCCACTCAGGGGCGGGCTAACTATACGATGGAGTTTTCAAAGTATAATGAGGCGCCCTCTAACATCGCTGGGGCAATTATCAAAAAGTCTCAATAA
- the tuf gene encoding elongation factor Tu, with the protein MSKAKFERKKPHINVGTIGHVDHGKTTLTAALTRVLAEQYGGEFRAYDQIDNAPEERERGITIATAHVEYETEARHYAHVDCPGHADYVKNMITGAAQMDGAILVVSAADGPMPQTREHILLARQVGVPFILVYLNKADMVDDPELLELVEMEVRELLDSYQFPGDDTPIVVGSALKALEGDTSEIGIPSILKLVEAMDAYIPEPQRAVDQPFLMPIEDVFSISGRGTVVTGRVERGIVKVGDEIEIVGMRETQKTTCTGVEMFRKLLDEGRAGDNVGVLLRGTKREDVERGQVLAKPGSITPHTKFHAEVYVLSKDEGGRHTPFFTGYRPQFYFRTTDVTGAIDLPEGVEMVMPGDNIQMTVSLIAPIAMEEGLRFAVREGGRTVGAGVVSKVIE; encoded by the coding sequence GTGTCCAAGGCGAAATTTGAGCGGAAGAAGCCGCATATCAACGTAGGCACGATTGGTCACGTAGACCATGGTAAGACGACGTTAACGGCGGCGTTGACGAGGGTGTTAGCGGAGCAATATGGAGGGGAGTTTAGGGCCTATGATCAGATAGACAACGCGCCGGAGGAGCGGGAGCGAGGGATTACGATAGCGACGGCGCACGTGGAATATGAGACGGAGGCTCGCCACTATGCGCACGTGGACTGTCCTGGTCATGCGGATTATGTGAAGAACATGATTACGGGTGCGGCGCAGATGGACGGGGCGATATTGGTGGTATCGGCGGCGGATGGTCCGATGCCGCAGACGCGGGAGCATATTTTGTTGGCGCGTCAGGTGGGGGTCCCGTTCATTTTGGTGTATTTGAACAAGGCGGACATGGTGGACGACCCGGAGCTATTGGAGCTTGTGGAGATGGAGGTTCGGGAGCTGTTGGACAGTTACCAGTTTCCGGGGGATGACACACCGATAGTGGTGGGCAGTGCGTTGAAGGCTTTGGAAGGGGACACGAGCGAGATAGGGATTCCGTCGATATTGAAGTTAGTGGAGGCGATGGATGCGTATATTCCGGAGCCCCAGCGTGCGGTGGACCAGCCATTTTTGATGCCGATAGAGGATGTGTTTTCGATATCGGGCCGGGGGACGGTGGTGACGGGCCGCGTGGAGCGAGGGATTGTCAAGGTGGGTGATGAGATAGAGATCGTAGGGATGCGGGAGACGCAGAAGACGACCTGTACGGGAGTGGAGATGTTTCGCAAGCTCTTGGACGAGGGTCGAGCGGGGGACAATGTGGGGGTCTTGTTGCGGGGGACCAAGCGCGAGGATGTGGAGCGCGGGCAGGTACTTGCCAAGCCGGGTTCGATTACGCCGCACACGAAGTTTCATGCGGAGGTGTATGTTCTTTCCAAGGATGAGGGGGGTCGGCACACGCCGTTTTTCACGGGGTATCGTCCGCAGTTTTATTTTCGGACCACGGATGTGACCGGCGCCATTGATTTGCCCGAGGGGGTGGAGATGGTGATGCCGGGGGATAATATTCAGATGACGGTCAGTTTGATTGCGCCCATTGCGATGGAGGAGGGCTTGCGTTTTGCGGTCCGCGAAGGGGGGCGTACGGTAGGGGCCGGCGTCGTCAGTAAAGTTATTGAGTAA
- the rpsJ gene encoding 30S ribosomal protein S10 produces MAKQQVIRIRLKAFDHRLIDQSAREIVDTAKRTGAHVRGPIPLPTRKERFTILISPHVNKDARDQYEIRTHKRLMDIVEPTEKTVDALMKLDLAAGVDVQIKLT; encoded by the coding sequence ATGGCCAAGCAACAAGTTATTAGGATTCGGTTAAAGGCGTTCGATCATCGCCTAATTGACCAGTCAGCACGGGAAATTGTAGATACCGCTAAGCGCACGGGTGCCCACGTACGTGGGCCGATTCCTTTGCCTACTCGGAAGGAGCGGTTTACGATTTTGATATCGCCCCATGTTAACAAGGATGCTCGAGATCAGTATGAGATCCGTACCCATAAACGGTTAATGGATATTGTTGAACCGACGGAAAAGACTGTTGACGCCTTGATGAAGCTAGATTTGGCTGCGGGTGTCGACGTCCAGATCAAGCTAACTTGA
- the rplC gene encoding 50S ribosomal protein L3, with protein MAIGLVGRKLGMTRVFTDEGESIPVTVIEATPNRISQIKTLERDSYRALQVTLGEKRPSRVTKPLKGHFAKAGVEPGRKLHEFRLAEGEGADAEAGSELKVGLFEAGQKVDVTGTTRGRGFAGVVRRYRFGGGDASHGNSLSHRAPGSIGQCQTPGRVFKGKKMAGQMGNVQRTVQNLELVRVDEERHLLLVKGAIPGAPGGDVVVKPAAKAAVGK; from the coding sequence ATGGCAATCGGACTAGTCGGCCGAAAGTTGGGGATGACAAGAGTCTTTACTGACGAGGGGGAATCAATACCGGTAACGGTTATCGAGGCAACTCCAAATCGGATTTCACAGATTAAGACTCTGGAGCGGGATAGTTATCGGGCGTTGCAAGTGACATTAGGTGAGAAGCGACCTTCTCGAGTCACCAAACCTCTAAAGGGGCACTTTGCAAAGGCGGGGGTGGAGCCAGGTCGAAAGTTGCACGAGTTTCGCCTTGCAGAGGGGGAAGGAGCAGATGCCGAGGCTGGCAGCGAATTAAAGGTTGGCTTATTTGAAGCCGGGCAGAAGGTTGATGTTACGGGTACTACCCGTGGGCGTGGCTTTGCAGGCGTGGTCCGCCGTTACCGTTTCGGTGGTGGAGACGCTAGTCATGGCAATTCGTTATCCCATCGTGCTCCAGGTTCTATTGGTCAATGCCAGACTCCGGGTCGAGTGTTTAAAGGAAAAAAAATGGCTGGGCAGATGGGAAATGTGCAGCGCACTGTTCAAAACCTTGAGTTGGTGCGGGTCGACGAGGAACGCCATTTGCTATTGGTGAAAGGGGCCATTCCTGGCGCGCCAGGGGGTGATGTGGTGGTGAAGCCTGCAGCCAAGGCCGCGGTAGGTAAGTAA
- the rplD gene encoding 50S ribosomal protein L4 has protein sequence MIQVSDVVFAQYFNEPLIHQVVTAYLAKDRAGTRAQKTRSEVRGGGAKPFRQKGTGRARAGTIRSPLWRGGGKVFAAKPRDYSQKVNKKMYRAAMRSILSELARQDRLRVVNEIVFPEPKTKELVKLLSAYDWRSVLVVVAEDNPNLELSARNIPAVAVGNASNISPVDLIRFDGVLATDAAIRRFEESLA, from the coding sequence ATGATACAAGTATCCGATGTCGTGTTTGCTCAATACTTTAACGAGCCTCTTATCCATCAAGTGGTAACTGCTTATTTGGCTAAAGATCGAGCGGGCACGCGTGCTCAAAAAACGCGCTCAGAAGTTCGAGGCGGTGGCGCTAAGCCTTTTCGCCAGAAAGGAACTGGTCGTGCCCGGGCAGGTACCATTCGGAGTCCCCTATGGCGGGGAGGCGGTAAGGTTTTTGCCGCTAAGCCGAGGGATTATTCCCAGAAAGTAAATAAAAAAATGTATCGGGCCGCTATGCGCTCGATCCTCTCTGAGCTTGCGCGCCAGGATAGATTGCGGGTGGTCAATGAGATTGTGTTTCCTGAGCCCAAAACAAAGGAATTAGTCAAATTATTGAGCGCTTATGATTGGCGTAGCGTGTTGGTGGTGGTTGCTGAAGATAATCCTAATCTTGAACTGTCAGCCCGTAATATCCCGGCGGTTGCTGTAGGAAATGCGAGCAACATAAGTCCTGTTGATCTGATCCGGTTTGATGGAGTTCTAGCAACAGATGCTGCAATCCGTCGTTTCGAGGAGAGCCTCGCATGA
- the rplW gene encoding 50S ribosomal protein L23, with translation MNEERLTKIILAPVISEKSTLVGEKHNQVVLKVLPDANKREVKQAVELLFDVKVAEVRTARIKGKSKRFGRYTGRRSDWKKAYVSLQEGHEIDFMGAG, from the coding sequence ATGAACGAGGAGCGTTTAACTAAAATTATTTTAGCGCCTGTGATCTCGGAAAAAAGCACCTTAGTTGGGGAAAAGCATAACCAGGTGGTGTTAAAAGTGTTGCCTGATGCTAACAAGCGAGAGGTCAAGCAGGCGGTTGAGCTTTTGTTTGATGTTAAAGTCGCTGAGGTGCGTACAGCGCGTATTAAGGGGAAGAGTAAGCGTTTTGGCCGCTATACCGGTCGCCGCAGTGATTGGAAAAAGGCTTATGTATCACTGCAGGAAGGTCACGAGATTGACTTTATGGGTGCCGGGTAA